The Alnus glutinosa chromosome 7, dhAlnGlut1.1, whole genome shotgun sequence genome includes a region encoding these proteins:
- the LOC133872545 gene encoding probable lysophospholipase BODYGUARD 4 isoform X2, protein MPCSRSLRIMVPAVFSGKWLGKSAGKLMSVVSFVVFLILDFIDTLLCIMFGILDDYFEGQASPCYCGKRIRRELIHDGEGEMSETLYTRKNVFREMGFPGFATKRKDSINRSGGGVVVNRWSDCGCESCVSWMNNGDEKLHVIVREPSKAIIEDCRAKAGENVIFLHGFLSSSSFWTETVFPNLSETIYHNYRLFAVDLLGFGRSPKPRDCSYTLNNHVEMIEKSVISPFQLDSFHLVAHSMGCIIALALAAKYSNSVKSIILVAPPYFGSSKDGGSLIVLNKVAGRRLWPPFLFGSSVMSWYEHLGRCVCYLFCRNHRTWEKMLKLVTWKRDLHFMIRDLSRHTHHSAWHTMHNVICGAAKVVEGCLTVLVEAGVKMCVVHGDRDQVVPVECSDNIKMKAPEAELNIIKNAGHGNVIHGREKEFAASLEHTWAGVSC, encoded by the exons ATGCCTTGCTCTCGCTCTCTCCGCATCATGGTTCCGGCAGTTTTCTCAGGAAAATGGCTTGGAAAATCTGCTGGAAAACTCATGTCAGTCGTTAGTTTCGTTGTTTTCCTCATACTTGATTTTATTGACACTCTTTTATGCATAATGTTTGGGATTCTTGATGACTACTTTGAAGGACAGGCCTCCCCATGCTATTGTGGAAAGAGGATCAGGAGAGAACTGATTCATGATGGAGAAGGTGAAATGTCAGAGACTTTGTATACGAGGAAAAACGTTTTCAGGGAAATGGGGTTTCCTGGATTCGCAACAAAACGGAAAGATTCCATTAATAGAAGCGGTGGTGGAGTGGTGGTCAATAGGTGGTCTGACTGTGGGTGTGAATCTTGTGTTTCTTGGATGAACAATGGTGATGAGAAACTTCATGTTATAGTGAGGGAGCCTTCAAAAG CAATCATTGAAGATTGTAGGGCAAAGGCTGGTGAGAACGTGATATTCTTGCATGGGTTCCTTTCTTCCTCCTCATTTTGGACAGAAACAGTGTTTCCAAATCTTTCTGAAACCATTTACCACAATTATAGGTTGTTTGCTGTTGACCTCTTGGGATTTGGAAGAAGCCCAAAGCCAAGGGACTGTTCATACACTTTGAATAATCATGTGGAAATGATCGAAAAATCTGTGATCAGTCCATTTCAGTTGGATTCTTTTCATTTAGTTGCACACTCCATGGGTTGTATAATTGCTCTAGCCTTGGCTGCCAAGTACTCAAACTCTGTGAAATCAATCATCCTCGTAGCACCT cCTTACTTTGGCTCTTCTAAAGATGGAGGAAGTTTAATTGTGCTCAATAAAGTTGCTGGGAGGAGATTGTGGCCGCCATTTTTGTTTGGTTCATCAGTTATGTCATGGTATGAGCACTTGGGTCGATGTGTATGTTATCTGTTTTGCCGAAACCACAGGACATGGGAGAAAATGCTAAAGCTAGTTACTtggaaaag GGATCTCCACTTCATGATTAGGGATTTGAGTAGACACACCCATCATTCAGCTTGGCATACCATGCATAATGTGATATGTGGTGCAGCGAAAGTAGTGGAGGGGTGTCTCACCGTTTTGGTGGAGGCCGGCGTGAAAATGTGTGTTGTTCATGGTGATAGGGACCAGGTTGTCCCTGTGGAGTGCTCCGACAACATCAAGATGAAAGCTCCAGAGGCAGAGcttaatatcattaaaaatgcTGGCCATGGCAATGTCATCCATGGTAGAGAGAAGGAATTCGCTGCATCTCTGGAGCATACATGGGCGGGCGTCTCTTGCTGA
- the LOC133872545 gene encoding probable lysophospholipase BODYGUARD 4 isoform X3 codes for MAWKICWKTHASPCYCGKRIRRELIHDGEGEMSETLYTRKNVFREMGFPGFATKRKDSINRSGGGVVVNRWSDCGCESCVSWMNNGDEKLHVIVREPSKVLCLTAIIEDCRAKAGENVIFLHGFLSSSSFWTETVFPNLSETIYHNYRLFAVDLLGFGRSPKPRDCSYTLNNHVEMIEKSVISPFQLDSFHLVAHSMGCIIALALAAKYSNSVKSIILVAPPYFGSSKDGGSLIVLNKVAGRRLWPPFLFGSSVMSWYEHLGRCVCYLFCRNHRTWEKMLKLVTWKRDLHFMIRDLSRHTHHSAWHTMHNVICGAAKVVEGCLTVLVEAGVKMCVVHGDRDQVVPVECSDNIKMKAPEAELNIIKNAGHGNVIHGREKEFAASLEHTWAGVSC; via the exons ATGGCTTGGAAAATCTGCTGGAAAACTCAT GCCTCCCCATGCTATTGTGGAAAGAGGATCAGGAGAGAACTGATTCATGATGGAGAAGGTGAAATGTCAGAGACTTTGTATACGAGGAAAAACGTTTTCAGGGAAATGGGGTTTCCTGGATTCGCAACAAAACGGAAAGATTCCATTAATAGAAGCGGTGGTGGAGTGGTGGTCAATAGGTGGTCTGACTGTGGGTGTGAATCTTGTGTTTCTTGGATGAACAATGGTGATGAGAAACTTCATGTTATAGTGAGGGAGCCTTCAAAAG TTTTATGTTTAACAGCAATCATTGAAGATTGTAGGGCAAAGGCTGGTGAGAACGTGATATTCTTGCATGGGTTCCTTTCTTCCTCCTCATTTTGGACAGAAACAGTGTTTCCAAATCTTTCTGAAACCATTTACCACAATTATAGGTTGTTTGCTGTTGACCTCTTGGGATTTGGAAGAAGCCCAAAGCCAAGGGACTGTTCATACACTTTGAATAATCATGTGGAAATGATCGAAAAATCTGTGATCAGTCCATTTCAGTTGGATTCTTTTCATTTAGTTGCACACTCCATGGGTTGTATAATTGCTCTAGCCTTGGCTGCCAAGTACTCAAACTCTGTGAAATCAATCATCCTCGTAGCACCT cCTTACTTTGGCTCTTCTAAAGATGGAGGAAGTTTAATTGTGCTCAATAAAGTTGCTGGGAGGAGATTGTGGCCGCCATTTTTGTTTGGTTCATCAGTTATGTCATGGTATGAGCACTTGGGTCGATGTGTATGTTATCTGTTTTGCCGAAACCACAGGACATGGGAGAAAATGCTAAAGCTAGTTACTtggaaaag GGATCTCCACTTCATGATTAGGGATTTGAGTAGACACACCCATCATTCAGCTTGGCATACCATGCATAATGTGATATGTGGTGCAGCGAAAGTAGTGGAGGGGTGTCTCACCGTTTTGGTGGAGGCCGGCGTGAAAATGTGTGTTGTTCATGGTGATAGGGACCAGGTTGTCCCTGTGGAGTGCTCCGACAACATCAAGATGAAAGCTCCAGAGGCAGAGcttaatatcattaaaaatgcTGGCCATGGCAATGTCATCCATGGTAGAGAGAAGGAATTCGCTGCATCTCTGGAGCATACATGGGCGGGCGTCTCTTGCTGA
- the LOC133872545 gene encoding probable lysophospholipase BODYGUARD 4 isoform X1 gives MPCSRSLRIMVPAVFSGKWLGKSAGKLMSVVSFVVFLILDFIDTLLCIMFGILDDYFEGQASPCYCGKRIRRELIHDGEGEMSETLYTRKNVFREMGFPGFATKRKDSINRSGGGVVVNRWSDCGCESCVSWMNNGDEKLHVIVREPSKVLCLTAIIEDCRAKAGENVIFLHGFLSSSSFWTETVFPNLSETIYHNYRLFAVDLLGFGRSPKPRDCSYTLNNHVEMIEKSVISPFQLDSFHLVAHSMGCIIALALAAKYSNSVKSIILVAPPYFGSSKDGGSLIVLNKVAGRRLWPPFLFGSSVMSWYEHLGRCVCYLFCRNHRTWEKMLKLVTWKRDLHFMIRDLSRHTHHSAWHTMHNVICGAAKVVEGCLTVLVEAGVKMCVVHGDRDQVVPVECSDNIKMKAPEAELNIIKNAGHGNVIHGREKEFAASLEHTWAGVSC, from the exons ATGCCTTGCTCTCGCTCTCTCCGCATCATGGTTCCGGCAGTTTTCTCAGGAAAATGGCTTGGAAAATCTGCTGGAAAACTCATGTCAGTCGTTAGTTTCGTTGTTTTCCTCATACTTGATTTTATTGACACTCTTTTATGCATAATGTTTGGGATTCTTGATGACTACTTTGAAGGACAGGCCTCCCCATGCTATTGTGGAAAGAGGATCAGGAGAGAACTGATTCATGATGGAGAAGGTGAAATGTCAGAGACTTTGTATACGAGGAAAAACGTTTTCAGGGAAATGGGGTTTCCTGGATTCGCAACAAAACGGAAAGATTCCATTAATAGAAGCGGTGGTGGAGTGGTGGTCAATAGGTGGTCTGACTGTGGGTGTGAATCTTGTGTTTCTTGGATGAACAATGGTGATGAGAAACTTCATGTTATAGTGAGGGAGCCTTCAAAAG TTTTATGTTTAACAGCAATCATTGAAGATTGTAGGGCAAAGGCTGGTGAGAACGTGATATTCTTGCATGGGTTCCTTTCTTCCTCCTCATTTTGGACAGAAACAGTGTTTCCAAATCTTTCTGAAACCATTTACCACAATTATAGGTTGTTTGCTGTTGACCTCTTGGGATTTGGAAGAAGCCCAAAGCCAAGGGACTGTTCATACACTTTGAATAATCATGTGGAAATGATCGAAAAATCTGTGATCAGTCCATTTCAGTTGGATTCTTTTCATTTAGTTGCACACTCCATGGGTTGTATAATTGCTCTAGCCTTGGCTGCCAAGTACTCAAACTCTGTGAAATCAATCATCCTCGTAGCACCT cCTTACTTTGGCTCTTCTAAAGATGGAGGAAGTTTAATTGTGCTCAATAAAGTTGCTGGGAGGAGATTGTGGCCGCCATTTTTGTTTGGTTCATCAGTTATGTCATGGTATGAGCACTTGGGTCGATGTGTATGTTATCTGTTTTGCCGAAACCACAGGACATGGGAGAAAATGCTAAAGCTAGTTACTtggaaaag GGATCTCCACTTCATGATTAGGGATTTGAGTAGACACACCCATCATTCAGCTTGGCATACCATGCATAATGTGATATGTGGTGCAGCGAAAGTAGTGGAGGGGTGTCTCACCGTTTTGGTGGAGGCCGGCGTGAAAATGTGTGTTGTTCATGGTGATAGGGACCAGGTTGTCCCTGTGGAGTGCTCCGACAACATCAAGATGAAAGCTCCAGAGGCAGAGcttaatatcattaaaaatgcTGGCCATGGCAATGTCATCCATGGTAGAGAGAAGGAATTCGCTGCATCTCTGGAGCATACATGGGCGGGCGTCTCTTGCTGA
- the LOC133872544 gene encoding zinc finger protein VAR3, chloroplastic, with protein sequence MGGATRFLMLLNTTNPFPLLHHRCPSLLRLSRHRKLFSSSVCSPRLYRLTASPSPTPSPSPSPSPSPSTKASHQQLHTRSSSALRDDHFLHSSNLPSHPWPEWSTLLHNLSHAGYFNDTSDYRPGSLGIGGGDEFVAAVDLPDEFVRAAGACLAFARDRANDLGLLSRRDIEVVVEHGAAFLFKNGDVSVRRMRSFLGNIESNVLDTDKALTVDLMKFILSYASNPSVSSERNNFDNEELVESSVRSLLSEFSKLSYSISESNTFGTVQNPSPDRVGQTPTRVGQKVEMKRGDWICPRCSFMNFARNMKCLECEETRPKRQLTGGEWECPQCDFFNYGRNMVCLRCDCKRPGEFSPVTTNNTSVGYGTEKSTNMVDIDSRLAANEEKAQRWFSKVSQLDSTSDMSSTIANEDFPEIMPLRKGVNRFVVSTRKTPLERRLANAQYRRNLGSDGTPEGIDSESAGPSTTINQSLDEILGRTSVISESNNKSVTAGQNPPSDSPHYISGTASLQLGPPRGRNSIYVPFVPLSADMFAKKPEKSKTEWSEKVVSDDQKSVASNTIEWASNASGSKEPYKLGSSLRFTENPMSQTESKDKEKEQAEKSERWFKKVAELHNVTDLAGAISDEDFPEIMPMRKGENRFVVSKKRDRSLTSPAYKRRMAMDQANSTNYVPFVPFPPDYFAKKDKLQPDGADSTNKAAEETSVSAVGEKIPEKSYDARHRAVHVDNFQQTGNQNISMESWNATPEENLSENKTGAVHGEQSTVNSPPSSVSSQSNKDSVSSWYSRKENRSETQKSMTSLPEPSENGNIRERWTGESLEGSAVKEPDPLDMSEEAKAERWFRRVAQIKDISELSEIPDEDFPSIMPMRKGVNRFVVSKRKTPLERRLTTPQYKRNLPIVSSDPVKDGS encoded by the exons ATGGGGGGCGCCACCAGGTTCCTGATGCTTCTCAACACCACTAACCCCTTCCCTCTCCTCCACCACCGCTGCCCTTCCCTCCTCCGCCTCTCTCGCCACCGCAAACTCTTCTCCTCTTCCGTGTGTTCTCCACGCCTCTACCGCCTCACCGCCTCTCCCTCCCCCACTCcgtctccctctccctctccctctccctctccgtcaacCAAAGCCTCCCACCAACAACTCCACACCCGCTCCTCCTCCGCCCTCAGAGACGACCACTTTCTTCACTCTTCCAATCTGCCTTCCCACCCGTGGCCCGAGTGGTCCACTCTCCTTCACAACCTCTCCCACGCCGGCTACTTCAATGATACTAGTGATTATCGGCCCGGGTCGCTTGGGATTGGCGGTGGGGACGAGTTCGTGGCGGCCGTGGATCTTCCGGATGAGTTTGTGCGCGCGGCCGGCGCATGCTTAGCGTTCGCCAGAGATAGAGCCAACGATTTGGG GTTGCTTTCGAGGAGGGATATTGAGGTGGTGGTTGAGCATGGGGCGGCGTTTCTTTTCAAAAATGGTGATGTTTCGGTGAGGAGGATGAGATCATTTCTGGGCAACATTGAATCCAAT GTATTGGACACCGATAAAGCACTCACTGTTGATTTGATGAAATTTATATTGAGTTATGCCAGCAATCCATCGGTTTCTTCAGAGAGAAATAATTTTGACAACGAAGAACTTGTTGAATCATCTGTCCGGAGTCTATTGAGCGAATTTTCCAAGCTGAGCTATAGCATTTCAGAGTCCAACACTTTTGGGACAGTGCAAAATCCGTCCCCTGATAGAGTTGGACAAACACCGACTCGTGTAGGGCAAAAAGTTGAAATGAAAAGAGGGGATTGGATTTGCCCAAG GTGTAGTTTCATGAATTTTGCGAGAAACATGAAATGCCTTGAATGTGAGGAGACACGACCAAAGAGACAGTTGACTGGAGGGGAGTGGGAATGTCCTCA ATGTGATTTCTTTAATTATGGGAGGAATATGGTCTGCTTAAGGTGTGACTGCAAGCGGCCTGGAGAATTCTCGCCTGTTACCACCAACAACACATCAGTGGGGTATGGAACTGAGAAAAGTACCAATATGGTTGACATTGATAGCAGGTTGGCTGCCAATGAAGAGAAGGCGCAACGGTGGTTCAGTAAGGTTTCTCAGCTGGATAGTACTTCTGACATGAGCAGTACCATAGCCAATGAAGATTTTCCTGAAATAATGCCATTGAGAAAAGGAGTTAACAGATTTGTTGTGAGCACAAGGAAGACGCCtttggaaaggaggttggccaATGCTCAATACCGAAGAAACTTGGGCAGCGATGGCACTCCTGAGGGTATTGATTCTGAAAGTGCGGGTCCAAGCACAACAATCAATCAAAGTTTAGATGAGATTCTTGGCCGTACATCTGTCATTTCTGAATCTAATAATAAGAGTGTAACTGCTGGACAGAATCCTCCATCAGATAGTCCCCATTATATCTCTGGTACAGCTTCCCTACAGCTTGGACCCCCGAGAGGAAGAAATTCCATTTACGTTCCATTTGTCCCTTTGTCTGCAGATATGTTTGCCAAGAAGCCTGAAAAGTCAAAAACAGAGTGGAGTGAGAAGGTAGTGTCAGACGACCAGAAATCTGTTGCTTCAAACACTATTGAGTGGGCGAGCAATGCTTCTGGGAGCAAGGAGCCTTATAAATTGGGAAGCAGTTTACGGTTCACCGAGAACCCAATGAGTCAGACTGAGAGCAAGGATAAGGAGAAAGAACAAGCTGAAAAATCTGAGAGATGGTTCAAGAAGGTAGCAGAGCTGCATAATGTTACAGATCTTGCTGGTGCAATTTCGGATGAGGACTTCCCTGAGATCATGCCAATGCGTAAAGGAGAGAACAGATTTGTGGTCAGCAAGAAGAGGGATCGTTCTTTGACTTCTCCTGCTTACAAGCGACGTATGGCCATGGACCAAGCTAACAGTACCAATTATGTCCCCTTTGTACCCTTTCCACCTGACTACTTTGCTAAAAAGGACAAACTACAGCCAGATGGGGCAGATTCGACTAATAAAGCTGCTGAGGAAACTTCAGTTTCTGCCGTGGGAGAGAAGATACCGGAGAAGTCATATGATGCTAGACACAGGGCGGTTCACGTGGACAACTTTCAGCAGACAGGAAATCAAAACATCAGTATGGAGAGCTGGAACGCAACACCTGAAGAGAACTTGAGTGAAAACAAGACAGGTGCTGTTCATGGGGAACAATCCACTGTAAATTCACCCCCGAGTTCTGTTAGTTCCCAGTCTAATAAGGACAGTGTGAGCAGTTGGTATTCGAGGAAGGAGAATAGGAGTGAGACACAAAAGTCGATGACAAGTTTGCCGGAACCATCTGAAAATGGGAACATTAGAGAGAGGTGGACGGGAGAGAGCTTGGAGGGGTCAGCAGTGAAGGAACCAGATCCTCTGGACATGTCAGAGGAGGCCAAGGCTGAGAGGTGGTTCCGGCGTGTTGCCCAGATTAAGGACATCTCAGAGCTGAGTGAGATACCTGATGAAGATTTCCCATCAATAATGCCAATGCGAAAGGGTGTGAACAGGTTTGTTGTGAGTAAGAGGAAAACGCCATTGGAGAGGAGGTTGACGACTCCTCAGTACAAAAGAAATCTACCAATTGTGAGCTCTGATCCAGTGAAGGACGGTAGCTAA